A single Augochlora pura isolate Apur16 chromosome 2, APUR_v2.2.1, whole genome shotgun sequence DNA region contains:
- the Smg5 gene encoding smg5 nonsense mediated mRNA decay factor, translating into MRRTYNTAADVGTADHLEQTRRLHKGITDIAKRLDEQKNRALTITDLFTPSGETLRVKLKDYCLRLETKDPVGYARKTEELLWRKAFYDVVYAAKKLRKGNVWNETEKAVLSAHLAVGVGFYHHLILKLQLEYGLNLVGAIDFAFLQNETGSSNTKNKTSQTKVHTEEVKQCVIRLIHRSLVCLGDLARYKLELDPYWDPMIAKRYYKMAIAINPNIGMPHNQLGTIAGNKNYGLDAVYHYIRCVLCTEPFEGAEGNLKRAIVTHSVCVDKNFAMHICMSRLFSLLQLWDYDIPNSDKINEECQDLLTSIEICLSTEQPESNDTIYNKNESSIDAYLQNCKAEQTRYLTDEMIFKIVAICLMSISRLKSKESNEVQGVVAITLAIMSQLMEFAITRLQESLIDVPLSSIEEVLQSDLSALKECRNKSTEERNKTMKQHKSIGNDKLIAKNDNKDSIKQKHTEKNGDIKNGPRKNRDKPKSLLTKLRRRKRRNSSDSDGSDADHVTMSSSDEINSDVSETEEDVLSEGNALSDDGLSDDGSDEENLRIKEENANKLKDKKMNGHVESEAKPNATDAINHHAENGEHVSNDQVKKELDGEDSITNSKDTNNFNNAFEDRNASSDGVIYVALMKKQNLKADQMVNILMKNDILASIKICCDWLRSNPDIIKMCGKSSRTLLKRVTFLLNLVNIDMNAILKMGKEGSMILSSVDKLKECVKVVPLPEDIDLRGLNILDEAHKSLNWKILYKHKMSKREEVILRALKLIDFGYFLHSVSDAGIKYDQTKQQFITVDLNTVNAVKDSNRNAEMDQSRGKLMRHMGKLWLKAEVCALESRLSSKLITPYLVPDHEALYNHTSVLKRLVYAKKFIIVIPSAVISALDRVKRISGLAREATRWLEGQFKRGSRFLRAQRPHERLALPYIKGPRSKDKGAWLFFQIIECCHYLTQQMKIGMANDAETPVVTLLTGCSPDDKEDLTFSPEGLAKSAGVNIEYIETFQTKWKASSKSHG; encoded by the exons ATGAGGAGAACATATAACACTGCAGCAGATGTCGGAACAGCCGATCATCTCGAACAAACGAGACGTTTGCACAa gGGAATAACAGATATTGCCAAAAGATTAGATGAACAAAAAAACCGTGCACTAACAATAACAGATTTATTTACCCCTTCAGGGGAAACATTACGAGTGAAGCTTAAAGATTATTGTTTAAGATTAGAAACTAAAGATCCTGTTGGTTATGCACGTAAAACTGAAGAATTGTTATGGAGGAAAGCGTTTTATGATGTTGTATATGCTGCTAAAAAATTACGCaag GGCAATGTATGGAATGAAACGGAGAAGGCAGTGTTATCTGCTCATTTGGCGGTAGGAGTTGGTTTTTACCATCATTTAATACTGAAATTGCAATTAGAATATGGTTTGAATCTAGTTGGTGCTATTGATTTTGcatttttgcaaaatgaaaCTGGATCGTCTAAT ACCAAAAATAAAACGTCTCAAACCAAGGTTCATACTGAAGAAGTGAAGCAGTGCGTTATCCGTCTAATTCATAGGAGTCTGGTATGCCTTGGAGATTTAGCTAGGTACAAATTAGAATTAGATCCATACTGGGATCCAATGATAGCAAAGAGATATTACAAAATGGCTATAGCAATCAATCCAAACATTGGCATGCCGCATAACCAATTGGGCACTATAGcaggcaataaaaattatggtcTTGATGCTGTGTACCACTACATCAGATG TGTCCTGTGTACTGAACCATTTGAAGGAGCAGAAGGAAATTTGAAACGAGCCATAGTTACTCATTCTGTTTGTGTTGATAAAAACTTTGCTATGCACATCTGCATGTCAagattgttttctttattacaattatgGGATTATGATATTCCGAATTCcgacaaaataaatgaagaatgTCAG GACCTCTTAACTAGCATCGAAATTTGCTTAAGCACTGAACAACCCGAATCAAatgatacaatttataataaaaatgaaagtagtATCGATGCGTACCTTCAGAATTGCAAAGCCGAACAAACGAGGTATCTAACGGacgaaatgatatttaaaattgtagctATATGCCTCATGTCCATTTCAAGACTAAAAAGCAAAGAATCTAACGAGGTTCAAGGAGTTGTAGCCATAACATTAGCGATAATGTCTCAACTGATGGAGTTTGCAATAACAAGATTGCAAGAATCTCTCATAGACGTACCATTGTCCAGCATAGAAGAAGTTCTACAGTCCGACTTATCAGCTCTAAAGGAATGCAGAAATAAATCTAccgaagaaagaaataaaacaatgaaacaacACAAGTCAATTGGGAACGATAAACTAATTGCCAAAAATGACAATAAAGATTCGATCAAACAGAAACATACCGAGAAGAAtggagatattaaaaatggtCCTCGAAAAAATCGGGATAAACCAAAAAGTTTGTTGACTAAACTCCGACgacgaaaacgaagaaacagCAGTGATTCAGATGGGAGTGATGCCGATCATGTGACTATGTCTTCGAGCGACGAGATCAATTCAGATGTTTCTGAGACAGAGGAGGATGTTTTGAGCGAAGGGAACGCATTATCGGATGATGGATTATCCGATGATGGTTCCGACGAAGAGAATTTgcgaataaaagaagaaaacgcTAACAAGcttaaagataaaaaaatgaacGGACACGTAGAATCTGAAGCGAAGCCTAATGCAACCGACGCAATAAATCATCATGCAGAAAACGGTGAACATGTTTCCAACGATCAAGTGAAAAAGGAACTCGACGGCGAAGATTCTATAACCAATTCTAAAGATACGAATAACTTTAACAATGCTTTCGAGGATAGGAATGCATCTTCAGATGGAGTAATATACGTCGCGTTAATGAAGAAACAAAATCTAAAAGCGGATCAGATGgtaaacattttaatgaaGAATGATATACTGGCGTCCATCAAAATATGTTGCGACTGGTTAAGAAGCAATCCGGACATCATAAAGATGTGCGGAAAAAGCTCGCGGACCCTATTGAAACGCGTTACgttcttattaaatttagtCAATATAGACATGAATGCGATATTGAAAATGGGTAAAGAAGGCAGTATGATTTTGTCAAGCGTGGACAAATTGAAAGAATGCGTTAAGGTAGTTCCATTACCAGAAGATATAGACTTGAGAGGATTGAATATTCTGGACGAAGCTCATAAGTCACTCAATTGGAAGATACTTTACAAGCATAAAATGAGTAAACGTGAGGAAGTTATATTACGAGCATTGAAGTTGATTGACTTCGGATACTTTCTTCATTCTGTATCGGATGCAGGTATCAAGTACGACCAAACAAAACAGCAGTTTATAACTGTTGATTTAAATACAGTCAATGCAGTGAAAGACAGCAACAGAAACGCGGAAATGGATCAGTCGCGAGGAAAGTTGATGAGACACATGGGCAAGTTATGGTTGAAAGCAGAGGTTTGTGCCTTGGAAAGTCGTTTGAGTTCGAAGCTAATAACTCCTTACTTGGTTCCTGATCATGAAGCTCTTTACAATCATACGTCTGTCCTAAAGCGATTAGTATATGCCAAAAAATTCATCATCGTGATTCCTAGTGCTG ttaTATCAGCGTTGGATAGGGTAAAACGTATCAGCGGTCTAGCAAGAGAAGCAACACGTTGGTTGGAAGGTCAATTCAAACGCGGTTCAAGGTTCCTACGAGCTCAAAGACCGCACGAACGTCTAGCACTACCGTACATAAAGGGTCCGAGGTCGAAAGACAAGGGAGCATGGCtgtttttccaaattataGAGTGTTGTCATTATCTCACGCAACAGATGAAGATTGGCATGGCTAATGATGCGGAAACACCAGTCGTAACTTTGTTAACCGGTTGCAGCCCAGATGATAAAGAAGATCTTACTTTTAGTCCTGAAGGATTGGCGAAGAGCGCAG GTGTCAATATCGAGTATATTGAgacatttcaaacaaaatggAAGGCATCAAGCAAGAGTCATGGTTGA
- the Ubqn gene encoding ubiquilin → MAEGQDTRKKITVNVKTPKEKQTIEIEEGASIKDFRDAVSKKFNLQAEQLCLIFAGKIMKDHESLSTHNVKDGLTVHLVIKGGRTPSNQSQDSTPTQRNPPDIAASPFGLGSLGGLVGLESLGLGSANFIDLQQTMQRELLSNPETMRVILDNPLVQNLMNDPENMRNLISANPQIQELMERNPEISHVLNNPELLRQTMELARNPSMLQELMRSHDRALNNLESIPGGHSALRRLYRDIQEPILAATADQGQENRDPLPNPWNQNQSPQNTTPD, encoded by the exons ATGGCAGAAGGCCAGGACActcgaaagaaaattacgGTTAACGTCAAAACtccaaaagaaaaacagaCCATTGAGATCGAGGAGGGTGCTAGTATCAAAGAC TTCAGAGATGCGGTGTCGAAGAAGTTCAATCTGCAGGCGGAACAATTATGTCTGATCTTCGCCGGGAAGATCATGAAAGACCATGAGAGTTTAAGTACACATAATGTCAAAGATGGCTTGACGGTTCATCTGGTTATTAAAGGAGGACGTACTCCTTCTAATCAGAGTCAAGACTCGACACCGACACAGAGAAATCCAC CTGACATAGCCGCAAGTCCTTTTGGATTAGGCAGCTTAGGAGGACTAGTGGGATTGGAGTCACTTGGTCTTGGATCCGctaattttatagatttacaGCAAACCATGCAACGTGAATTGCTGTCAAATCCAGAGACCATGCGTGTTATACTTGATAATCCACTAGtgcaaaatttaatgaatgatCCAGAGAATATGCGCAATCTTATATCAGCTAATCCTCAAATACAGGAGTTGATGGAACGCAATCCAGAAATTAGTCATGTGTTAAATAATCCAGAACTGTTAAG GCAAACAATGGAATTGGCTCGCAATCCATCCATGTTACAAGAATTAATGCGCTCGCATGATAGAGctctaaataatttagaaagcATTCCTGGCGGCCACAGCGCGCTTCGTCGCTTATATCGCGATATTCAGGAGCCCATATTGGCAGCAACAGCCGAT CAGGGTCAGGAAAACAGAGACCCCTTACCGAACCCTTGGAATCAGAATCAGAGTCCTCAGAACACCACTCCTGAT